Proteins encoded by one window of Candidatus Baltobacteraceae bacterium:
- the minD gene encoding septum site-determining protein MinD — protein MSATRKIVLTSGKGGVGKTTTTVNVGAALAKRGHRVVLVDADIGLRNLDLVLGLEKRIVFDLVEVVEGRCQLRQALIKDKRFESLAILPAAQTRDKDAVTPEQMAAVIDDLEEFADFVLIDCPAGIEGGFRNAIAGAGEAIVVTTPEVSAIRDADRVIGKLQERSIPIRLIVNRIRPEMVRSGDMLSVEDVCEILSAELLGIVPDDEEVIDMTNRGEPIVLNDQNRLKSIYEKIARRLDGEIVPFTTLDNQGFLGRLFGALKAG, from the coding sequence ATGAGCGCAACACGCAAGATCGTTCTGACATCGGGCAAGGGCGGCGTCGGTAAAACGACGACGACCGTCAACGTGGGCGCGGCGCTCGCCAAGCGCGGGCATCGCGTGGTGCTGGTAGACGCCGATATCGGCCTGCGCAATCTCGATCTGGTGCTCGGCTTGGAGAAGCGCATCGTCTTCGACTTGGTCGAAGTCGTCGAGGGCCGCTGCCAACTGCGGCAGGCGCTCATCAAAGACAAACGTTTCGAATCGCTCGCGATCCTTCCGGCGGCGCAGACGCGCGACAAAGACGCGGTAACGCCCGAGCAGATGGCTGCGGTGATCGACGATTTGGAAGAGTTCGCGGATTTCGTGCTCATCGATTGTCCCGCCGGTATCGAAGGCGGCTTTCGCAACGCGATCGCGGGTGCCGGCGAAGCGATCGTGGTGACGACGCCGGAGGTTAGCGCCATTCGCGACGCCGACCGCGTGATCGGCAAGCTGCAGGAGCGTTCGATCCCGATCCGGCTGATCGTCAATCGCATCCGGCCCGAGATGGTGCGCAGCGGCGACATGCTCTCGGTCGAAGACGTCTGCGAGATCCTCTCGGCGGAGCTGCTTGGTATCGTTCCCGACGACGAAGAAGTGATCGACATGACCAATCGCGGCGAGCCGATCGTGCTCAACGATCAGAATCGTCTCAAGAGTATCTACGAAAAGATCGCGCGCCGGCTCGACGGCGAGATCGTTCCATTTACCACTCTCGATAACCAAGGATTCCTTGGGCGCCTCTTCGGTGCGCTGAAAGCAGGCTGA
- the minD gene encoding septum site-determining protein MinD → MHVLRQTPDDGTQGASDAPATAPATLGRAIVITSGKGGVGKTTTTANLGTALARRGARVALVDADVGLRNLDIVLGLESRVKYHVLDVLEEKVSLDEALVTDKNSPTLQLLAAAQTREKDEVDTEKMRALVQSLRERFDYVLVDCPAGIEMGFRNAVVGADEAIVVCTPEVSAVRDVDRVVGLLGNRFRPQLVINRVRPQLVRKGKMLSVDDVNAILRLPLLGVIADEPEVIVSTNKGEPLALRDDSKTAAAYHAIAARIAGEDVPAPTVDCRESFMDKLGSIFGGRRA, encoded by the coding sequence ATGCACGTTCTCCGACAGACTCCCGACGACGGCACGCAAGGCGCGAGCGACGCGCCGGCGACCGCACCCGCGACGCTCGGCCGCGCGATCGTGATCACCTCGGGCAAAGGCGGCGTCGGCAAAACGACGACGACCGCGAATCTCGGCACGGCGCTCGCGCGGCGCGGCGCGCGCGTCGCGCTCGTCGATGCCGACGTCGGCCTGCGGAACCTCGATATCGTGCTCGGATTGGAGAGCCGCGTGAAATATCACGTGCTCGACGTGCTCGAAGAGAAGGTCTCGCTCGACGAGGCGCTCGTCACCGATAAGAATTCGCCGACGCTGCAGTTGCTCGCGGCCGCCCAAACGCGCGAGAAGGACGAGGTCGATACCGAAAAGATGCGCGCGCTCGTGCAAAGTCTGCGCGAGCGATTCGATTACGTGCTCGTCGATTGTCCGGCGGGTATCGAGATGGGCTTTCGCAATGCGGTCGTCGGCGCCGACGAAGCGATCGTCGTCTGCACGCCCGAAGTCTCCGCCGTGCGCGACGTGGACCGGGTCGTCGGATTGCTCGGCAACCGCTTTCGCCCGCAGCTGGTCATCAATCGCGTACGTCCGCAGCTGGTGCGCAAGGGCAAGATGCTCTCGGTCGACGACGTCAATGCGATTCTCCGGCTCCCGCTGCTCGGCGTGATCGCCGACGAGCCCGAGGTGATCGTTTCGACGAACAAGGGCGAGCCGCTCGCATTGCGCGACGACTCCAAGACGGCCGCCGCCTATCACGCCATCGCCGCGCGCATCGCGGGCGAAGACGTGCCCGCGCCGACGGTCGATTGCCGGGAGTCGTTCATGGACAAGCTCGGCTCGATCTTCGGGGGGCGCCGCGCATGA
- a CDS encoding M48 family metalloprotease — protein MYRRIVPIALIVALLSAICPAPALALSTAAEIQLGKQTDEQITAQSAIDTDPLLNEWVQRVSESLWKQTARKDVPYNIKIIHDSGINAFSTLGGYLYTQTGLLDFVQSDDELAGVLGHETGHIERRHAVTMQAKAQILNLLFGIASLFSPIIYHFGNLMQAGIMAKMSRADELQADQYGLLLMSRAGYDPAAMMTMMQHLGALENAHSDLVTHYLEDHPGAPARLSHMLGYTELDPKVVTEQQRTVRALHDLDTARYNIAMMDLQTIVKEDPKNQQAMFALGQSQLALGQFNKSEQTLGEVAQNGTPEVQVAAKERIAALRQVEDKRVNLTQPNLGDLRAKLVAAHSTQSQAVAQIGARHDQGRDQLKSLRNRLDSISYEIPDFSRIEIKRGSRLEAVVKNLSTMSRAINSALDDANSTISGVGTTDPKTGKLSGLLQENADILTEMNAPLRDSPIPSQSIAVFPSYPHMLSELSAADGDMVRAVDAGRGSALQIDSGLGDLDIFLKRLQQVQLNYFGDISQQDYNELVPLMQKASTSLGQAATSASEADQLFNMAKARQLGARVTMLGVGTSQPRYATLQKALDVRFAADGVEAMSYADMLHRNLTPGDVAEATIVAADTKTTPEAIVREAERTHRSIVDVANARGMESLSLEIFMGLVYLDYTDDPLKESRLTSTGGTYGDV, from the coding sequence ATGTACCGCCGCATCGTCCCCATCGCGTTGATCGTCGCACTTCTGAGTGCCATATGCCCGGCACCGGCGCTTGCACTTTCGACCGCCGCCGAGATTCAACTCGGCAAGCAGACCGACGAACAAATCACCGCGCAGAGCGCCATCGATACCGATCCGCTCCTCAACGAGTGGGTGCAGCGCGTGAGCGAGAGTCTCTGGAAACAGACGGCGCGTAAAGACGTTCCCTACAACATCAAGATCATCCACGACTCCGGGATTAACGCGTTCTCAACGCTCGGCGGCTATCTGTACACGCAGACCGGCCTTTTGGACTTCGTTCAATCCGACGACGAACTCGCGGGCGTCCTGGGACACGAAACCGGACACATCGAGCGCCGCCATGCCGTCACGATGCAAGCCAAGGCGCAAATCCTCAATCTGCTCTTCGGCATCGCGTCGCTCTTTTCGCCGATTATCTACCACTTCGGAAATCTGATGCAGGCGGGCATCATGGCGAAAATGTCGCGCGCCGACGAGTTGCAGGCCGACCAATACGGATTGCTCCTCATGTCGCGCGCCGGTTACGATCCCGCGGCCATGATGACGATGATGCAGCATCTCGGCGCGCTCGAAAACGCGCACTCGGATTTGGTCACGCACTATCTCGAGGACCATCCGGGCGCACCCGCGCGCCTCTCGCACATGCTCGGCTACACCGAACTCGATCCCAAAGTCGTGACCGAGCAGCAGCGCACGGTGCGTGCGCTGCACGATCTCGATACCGCACGATACAACATCGCCATGATGGACCTGCAGACGATCGTCAAGGAAGACCCCAAGAACCAGCAGGCCATGTTCGCGCTCGGCCAGAGCCAACTCGCACTCGGTCAATTCAACAAGAGCGAGCAAACGCTCGGGGAAGTCGCCCAAAACGGCACGCCGGAGGTGCAAGTCGCGGCCAAAGAGCGCATCGCGGCGCTGCGCCAGGTGGAAGATAAACGCGTCAACTTAACGCAGCCCAATCTCGGCGACTTGCGCGCCAAACTCGTCGCGGCGCATTCGACGCAATCGCAAGCGGTCGCCCAGATCGGCGCGCGCCACGACCAGGGTCGCGACCAGCTCAAATCGCTGCGTAACCGGCTCGACAGCATCTCGTACGAGATTCCCGACTTCAGCCGCATCGAGATCAAACGCGGATCGCGGCTCGAAGCGGTCGTCAAGAATCTCTCGACGATGTCGCGCGCGATCAACAGCGCGCTCGACGACGCGAACAGCACGATTAGCGGCGTCGGAACCACCGACCCGAAGACCGGCAAACTCAGCGGACTGCTCCAAGAGAACGCGGATATCCTCACCGAGATGAACGCGCCGCTGCGCGATTCTCCCATTCCATCGCAATCGATCGCGGTCTTTCCGTCCTACCCGCACATGCTCTCCGAACTCTCGGCGGCCGACGGCGATATGGTTCGCGCGGTCGATGCCGGACGGGGCTCGGCGCTGCAGATCGATTCGGGTCTCGGCGATCTCGATATCTTCCTCAAGCGCCTGCAGCAAGTACAGCTCAACTACTTCGGCGACATCAGCCAACAGGATTACAACGAGCTCGTTCCGCTCATGCAGAAAGCCTCGACCTCGCTCGGCCAGGCGGCGACCTCCGCGTCGGAGGCCGACCAGCTCTTCAACATGGCCAAAGCCCGGCAACTCGGCGCGCGCGTTACGATGCTCGGCGTCGGAACCTCGCAACCGCGGTACGCCACGCTGCAAAAAGCCCTCGACGTGCGCTTCGCCGCCGACGGCGTCGAAGCGATGAGTTACGCGGACATGCTCCATCGCAACCTCACGCCGGGTGACGTTGCCGAAGCCACGATCGTCGCCGCCGATACGAAGACGACTCCGGAAGCGATCGTACGCGAAGCCGAACGTACGCACCGTTCGATCGTCGACGTCGCCAACGCGCGCGGCATGGAATCGCTCTCGCTCGAAATCTTCATGGGGCTGGTCTACCTCGACTACACCGACGATCCGCTCAAAGAGTCGCGCCTAACCTCAACCGGCGGCACCTACGGCGACGTCTGA
- a CDS encoding septum site-determining protein MinC: MTLLRGKGLGLEVVFAERDLDEALTELESRLGERPGFYRGSSATAAFGTAVPTPAQFERLRATLEGGGIALTRLCGTAPLEAIAVSSGVAYAPAVDGGQELARRRALRPKREIQLSEAAKSLDPDFAGARADIAERRKRGEASVRHVVLPHAQLSVVAPPASLPGTLYHVGTLRGGQSLHNVGNIVIVGDVNPGAELVASGDIVVFGALRGVAHAGAQGLQSAKVYALELAATQLRIATFIAAENENRRKLALVRPEAAYVKDERIVVVPLDRVEHVAT; encoded by the coding sequence ATGACCTTGTTGCGCGGAAAGGGGCTCGGCCTCGAAGTGGTGTTTGCCGAGCGCGACCTCGACGAAGCTCTGACCGAGTTGGAGAGCCGCTTAGGCGAGCGGCCCGGCTTCTATCGGGGCAGCTCGGCGACGGCCGCCTTCGGCACCGCCGTTCCCACGCCGGCCCAGTTCGAGCGGTTGCGCGCGACCCTCGAAGGCGGCGGGATCGCATTGACCCGTCTCTGCGGAACCGCACCTCTCGAGGCCATCGCCGTCTCGAGCGGCGTCGCCTATGCGCCCGCCGTCGATGGCGGTCAGGAGCTCGCCCGGCGCCGCGCGCTGCGGCCCAAACGTGAGATCCAGCTCTCGGAGGCCGCGAAATCGCTCGATCCCGACTTCGCGGGCGCCCGCGCGGATATTGCGGAGCGCCGCAAGCGCGGTGAGGCAAGCGTCCGCCACGTCGTTCTGCCGCACGCGCAGTTGAGCGTGGTCGCACCGCCCGCGAGCCTCCCGGGCACGCTCTACCACGTCGGCACGCTTCGCGGCGGCCAATCGCTGCACAACGTCGGCAACATCGTGATCGTCGGCGACGTCAATCCCGGTGCCGAGCTCGTCGCCAGCGGCGACATCGTCGTCTTCGGAGCGCTGCGCGGCGTCGCCCACGCCGGCGCGCAGGGCTTGCAATCTGCAAAGGTGTACGCACTCGAACTTGCGGCGACGCAACTGCGCATCGCAACGTTCATCGCTGCAGAAAACGAAAACCGGCGCAAACTCGCACTCGTACGGCCGGAAGCGGCGTACGTTAAAGACGAGCGCATCGTGGTCGTTCCGCTCGACCGTGTCGAACACGTCGCAACTTAA
- a CDS encoding RDD family protein, with product MDRSISVRTPESIRFSYDLAGLGSRFLAVALDLAIQLAVIGAIFWALALLAAHVPHAKSAAAGGRLAGSIGVAIVVGIVFLVFFGYFIVLETFWDGQTPGKKALGIRVVRDGGYPLDFGSSLIRNLVRVGEAAAGFYAISAIATLLSAENKRLGDFAAGTIVVRDARVERAADLSPAVPHSTAGFSMLDEDERALIARFCARRDAMAPQYRARMAAQLANLLRPRLSRDLQVLDDDDLLGRLNAS from the coding sequence GTGGATCGCAGCATCAGCGTACGAACTCCGGAATCGATTCGATTCTCCTACGATCTGGCTGGATTGGGGAGCCGCTTTCTTGCCGTCGCGCTCGATTTAGCGATTCAGCTGGCGGTGATCGGCGCGATCTTTTGGGCGCTCGCGTTGCTCGCCGCGCACGTACCGCACGCCAAGAGCGCGGCCGCCGGCGGCCGGCTCGCCGGCTCGATCGGCGTGGCGATCGTCGTCGGCATCGTGTTCCTCGTTTTTTTCGGGTATTTCATCGTCCTCGAGACGTTTTGGGACGGTCAGACGCCCGGCAAGAAGGCGCTTGGAATCCGCGTCGTGCGCGACGGCGGCTATCCGCTGGATTTCGGCAGTTCGCTGATTCGCAATCTGGTTCGAGTCGGCGAAGCCGCAGCCGGTTTTTACGCGATTAGCGCGATCGCCACGCTGCTCTCGGCGGAGAATAAACGCCTCGGTGATTTTGCCGCGGGGACGATCGTGGTGCGCGACGCGCGCGTGGAACGCGCCGCCGATTTATCGCCGGCGGTCCCGCACTCGACTGCCGGCTTCTCGATGCTCGACGAGGACGAGCGTGCGTTGATCGCGCGCTTCTGCGCGCGGCGCGATGCGATGGCACCGCAGTACCGGGCGCGGATGGCCGCCCAGCTCGCAAACCTGCTGCGCCCGCGGCTCTCTCGCGACCTTCAAGTGCTCGACGACGACGATCTGCTGGGGCGGCTTAACGCTTCGTGA
- the minE gene encoding cell division topological specificity factor MinE, whose product MIEFFNKLFGKQTSSSTAKERLRLVLMSDHLSLAPDMIDRMKRDLVDVISKYVEVDRTRIEVNFEQQDKALAMLANIPILGVNRNRDDGPGGAKPDEPQAGSAPPKPATPRRRRRKKANPAPAT is encoded by the coding sequence ATGATCGAATTTTTCAATAAACTCTTCGGAAAGCAGACCTCGAGTTCGACCGCCAAAGAACGATTGCGGCTCGTGTTGATGTCCGATCATCTTTCGCTCGCGCCGGATATGATCGACCGCATGAAGCGCGATCTCGTCGACGTTATCTCAAAATACGTCGAAGTCGATCGCACGCGAATCGAAGTGAACTTCGAACAGCAAGATAAGGCGCTGGCGATGCTTGCCAACATTCCGATCTTGGGCGTCAATCGCAACCGCGACGACGGCCCGGGCGGCGCCAAGCCGGACGAGCCCCAGGCTGGATCCGCGCCGCCGAAGCCGGCGACGCCCCGCCGCCGTCGCCGCAAGAAAGCGAATCCGGCTCCGGCGACGTAA
- a CDS encoding stage II sporulation protein M yields the protein MQESAFVARRQASWERLEGLLTRAARRGLRRLGADELIELGRLYRWVTSDLAYAQGRGYSARLEHYLNRLTARAHARVYAGTLESGRARALRYFTRTLPNEFRRSFGFIFICIALTVLWSAIAYAVVAQRPADAYALLPASIVPGHIAKSLHDSNFAFAPQNSPAMASLIIQNNVRVCILAFAGGIVTLGIGTVYEIVFNALMLGALAALFARAGFGYDFWATIAPHGVIELTAIQIAGGAGLLLAAGVIYPGRLRRKDALARNARRAGVLFGGVVAMLLVAGTIEGFFSPLRFSAGVRASVGLLTAIALVLYYGFAGRARDSLE from the coding sequence GTGCAAGAATCCGCCTTCGTCGCTCGACGCCAGGCCTCGTGGGAACGCCTCGAGGGGTTGTTGACGCGCGCCGCGCGCCGCGGCCTGCGGCGCCTCGGCGCGGACGAACTGATCGAACTCGGGCGGCTCTATCGCTGGGTGACCTCCGATCTCGCGTACGCGCAAGGCCGCGGATACAGCGCGCGGCTCGAACACTACCTCAATCGTTTGACCGCTCGCGCGCACGCCCGCGTCTACGCCGGTACGCTCGAGAGCGGCCGCGCGCGCGCGCTGCGGTATTTCACCCGAACGCTTCCGAACGAGTTTCGCCGATCGTTCGGCTTCATCTTCATCTGCATCGCACTGACCGTGCTGTGGAGCGCGATCGCCTACGCCGTCGTCGCGCAGCGTCCGGCCGACGCCTACGCGCTGCTGCCGGCCTCGATCGTTCCCGGACACATCGCGAAGAGCTTGCACGATTCCAACTTCGCCTTCGCGCCGCAAAACTCGCCGGCGATGGCGAGTCTGATCATCCAGAACAACGTTCGCGTCTGTATTCTGGCTTTCGCGGGCGGCATCGTGACGCTCGGCATCGGCACGGTGTACGAGATCGTCTTCAACGCGTTGATGCTCGGCGCGCTGGCAGCGCTCTTCGCGCGCGCCGGCTTTGGCTACGATTTTTGGGCGACGATCGCGCCGCACGGCGTTATCGAACTGACGGCCATCCAAATCGCCGGCGGCGCGGGTCTGCTGCTCGCCGCCGGCGTGATCTATCCCGGCCGGTTGCGGCGTAAAGACGCCCTCGCGCGCAACGCGCGCCGGGCGGGCGTGCTCTTCGGCGGCGTCGTCGCCATGCTGCTCGTTGCCGGCACCATCGAGGGATTTTTCTCGCCGCTGCGGTTCTCCGCCGGCGTGCGCGCGAGCGTCGGGCTACTCACGGCAATCGCGCTCGTACTCTACTACGGCTTCGCGGGGCGCGCGCGCGATTCGCTAGAGTAG
- a CDS encoding EAL domain-containing protein, translated as MRELRPNESPSNVTELERLFEITRDVLSAESLDAALYSLARGVHELFGFRWVSMVAADEPDGQLRRRVVFGYSEEVVRERLGEPVERAELERLLASATRFFDDCYFFPAETEVHWEQSIYTGIQPNHAVRQFPNQWLERDAMLLALHDRDGRMIGYMSPDGPANGKIPDTLTLRAMQVFVNLMGLALANARSQNRLQYEATHDTLTNLPNRSVFSARLAQSLAEVREDPSIQYAVLFLDLDEFKAINDSLGHLAGDRVLVEAANRLRRIAGDSHVVARLGGDEFAVLITDATPERLDRIGEAIEDSLRRPHALMGRTLDMTASIGIAPMLPRYESIDDVLRDADTAMYRAKALGRARRIYFTEAMHEEAARRLALRSNLRRAIEERQFSLVYQPIVSFENRRIVSVEALLRWNLPDGSTLGPAEFLPLAEELGLMVPVGRFVLNAACAQLAQWKRAIPGLHLGLNVNLSVQEVLHPGLPEFLSKLFSDYGLAPGQLSLEITETSILESERYEGGVLQRLKATGVELCIDDFGTGYSSLRYIQEFPIDWFKIDQSFIIDLPDGRTSRSIVEMLVRLGAACGLCVVAEGIETIAQSDALRELGCQYGQGYHFARPLPPHDLLAALHADLSAAGAPL; from the coding sequence ATGAGGGAACTGCGACCGAACGAGAGTCCGAGCAACGTCACCGAGCTCGAGCGGCTTTTCGAAATTACCCGCGACGTACTGAGCGCCGAGAGTCTTGATGCGGCGCTCTATTCGCTCGCCCGCGGCGTGCACGAACTCTTCGGTTTCCGCTGGGTGAGCATGGTCGCCGCCGACGAGCCGGACGGGCAGCTGCGCCGCCGCGTGGTCTTTGGCTATAGCGAAGAGGTCGTTCGCGAGCGGCTCGGCGAGCCGGTGGAACGCGCCGAATTGGAACGGCTGCTCGCGAGTGCGACGCGGTTCTTCGACGATTGCTATTTCTTCCCGGCCGAGACCGAGGTTCACTGGGAGCAGTCGATCTATACCGGCATCCAGCCCAATCACGCCGTTCGCCAGTTTCCCAACCAGTGGCTCGAACGCGACGCGATGCTGCTCGCCTTGCACGATCGCGACGGCCGCATGATCGGCTACATGTCGCCCGACGGCCCGGCCAACGGGAAGATCCCCGACACGCTTACGCTGCGCGCGATGCAAGTCTTCGTAAATCTGATGGGCCTGGCGCTTGCGAACGCGCGTTCGCAGAATCGCCTGCAATACGAAGCGACGCACGACACGCTCACCAACCTGCCGAATCGCTCGGTCTTCTCCGCGCGGCTCGCGCAGTCGCTCGCCGAGGTGCGCGAAGATCCGAGCATCCAGTACGCGGTGCTGTTTCTCGATCTCGATGAATTCAAAGCGATTAACGATTCGCTCGGACATCTGGCGGGCGATCGCGTGCTGGTCGAGGCCGCGAATCGTCTGCGGCGCATCGCGGGCGACAGCCACGTCGTCGCGCGTTTGGGCGGCGACGAATTTGCCGTGCTCATCACCGATGCGACGCCCGAACGGCTCGACCGAATCGGCGAGGCGATCGAAGACTCGCTGCGGCGTCCGCACGCGTTGATGGGCCGCACGCTCGACATGACCGCGAGCATCGGTATCGCGCCGATGCTGCCGCGCTACGAATCGATCGACGACGTCCTGCGCGACGCCGACACCGCCATGTACCGTGCGAAAGCCCTCGGCCGCGCGCGCCGCATTTACTTTACCGAAGCGATGCACGAAGAGGCCGCGCGGCGGCTCGCGCTGCGCTCCAATCTGCGCCGCGCGATCGAGGAGCGGCAATTCTCGCTGGTTTATCAGCCGATCGTTTCGTTCGAAAACCGCCGCATCGTGAGTGTGGAAGCGCTGCTGCGTTGGAATCTTCCCGACGGAAGCACGCTCGGGCCCGCCGAGTTTTTACCGTTGGCCGAAGAGTTGGGTTTGATGGTTCCGGTCGGGCGATTCGTACTCAACGCCGCCTGCGCGCAACTGGCGCAATGGAAGCGCGCGATTCCCGGATTGCATCTCGGGCTCAACGTGAATCTCTCCGTGCAGGAAGTGCTTCATCCCGGATTGCCGGAGTTTTTGAGCAAATTGTTTTCCGACTACGGACTCGCTCCGGGGCAACTCTCGCTCGAGATCACCGAAACGTCGATTCTCGAAAGCGAACGCTACGAGGGCGGCGTGCTGCAGCGGCTCAAGGCGACCGGCGTCGAGCTGTGCATCGACGATTTCGGAACCGGATATTCGTCGCTGCGCTACATTCAAGAGTTTCCGATCGATTGGTTCAAGATCGATCAATCGTTCATCATCGATTTGCCCGACGGCCGAACGAGCCGCTCGATCGTGGAGATGCTCGTGCGGTTGGGAGCGGCTTGCGGTCTCTGCGTG
- the rodA gene encoding rod shape-determining protein RodA: MASITLGSQTRRSLRNFNWALAVPCVVLALLGIVAIQSADLHAANPSAEFKKQILYAVVGIGVMLGFARIDYRIWQRWAPWLYGLNLCLLLFILVHGHSALGAQRWISLGPLGTFQPSEFAKLVLAISLAWILCRGEYGHLKEIWRPLALVAVPALLILKQPDLGTTLVVLAILSSQLFFGLESLQDFGIYAASVFAAALVTVGTKIILKPFQKARLLVFLNPKADPQGAGYNLNQSKIAVGNGEWFGRGLHHGTQTQLNFVPEHSRDFIFTVIGEELGFIGSVVLLALYAFVLYGGIASMLAARDRYGFLLATGLVAMLTFHIVVNIGMTIGIMPITGIPLPFLSYGGSAVLTDFAAVGMLLNIYSQRDRDVLGNA, translated from the coding sequence GTGGCAAGCATAACGCTCGGCTCTCAGACGCGGCGGTCGCTTCGAAACTTCAATTGGGCGCTCGCGGTGCCGTGCGTCGTCTTGGCATTGCTCGGGATCGTCGCGATTCAGTCGGCGGACCTTCACGCCGCCAACCCGTCGGCCGAGTTCAAGAAGCAAATCCTCTACGCGGTCGTCGGCATCGGCGTTATGCTGGGCTTCGCCCGAATCGACTATCGGATCTGGCAGCGCTGGGCCCCGTGGCTTTACGGCTTGAACCTGTGTCTGCTGCTCTTCATTTTGGTTCACGGGCATAGCGCGCTCGGCGCACAGCGCTGGATCTCGCTCGGCCCGCTCGGCACATTCCAGCCATCGGAGTTCGCAAAGCTCGTCCTCGCCATCTCGCTCGCGTGGATCCTGTGCCGCGGCGAATACGGTCATCTCAAGGAGATTTGGCGGCCCTTGGCGCTGGTCGCGGTTCCGGCCCTGCTCATCCTCAAGCAGCCCGACCTCGGCACGACGCTGGTCGTGCTGGCGATTCTCTCCTCGCAGCTGTTCTTCGGCCTCGAAAGCCTGCAAGATTTCGGCATCTACGCGGCGTCGGTCTTTGCGGCGGCGCTGGTGACGGTCGGCACGAAAATCATTCTCAAACCGTTCCAAAAAGCGCGCTTGCTCGTGTTCCTCAACCCGAAGGCCGACCCGCAAGGCGCCGGGTACAATCTCAATCAGTCGAAGATCGCGGTCGGAAACGGTGAGTGGTTCGGGCGCGGCCTCCATCACGGCACCCAAACGCAGCTCAATTTCGTGCCCGAGCACTCTCGGGATTTCATCTTTACGGTGATCGGCGAGGAGCTGGGCTTCATCGGCTCGGTCGTGTTGTTGGCCCTCTATGCCTTCGTGCTCTACGGGGGAATTGCGTCTATGCTGGCCGCGCGCGACCGCTACGGCTTTTTGCTCGCGACGGGGTTGGTCGCCATGCTGACCTTCCATATCGTCGTCAATATCGGAATGACGATCGGGATCATGCCGATCACCGGGATCCCGCTGCCGTTTTTGTCGTACGGCGGCTCGGCCGTCCTCACCGATTTTGCCGCCGTGGGGATGCTGCTGAACATTTACTCCCAGCGCGACCGCGACGTCTTGGGCAACGCCTAA